TGGTGCAGGGCAGTGGACAGGGGGGCGGCGTGGGTCGATTCATTCCGCCGCAGGAGCGTCTCTATGCCGGCGGGCCCACGACGGTGCGTGGCTTCCGGCAGAATGAGCTCGGCCCCGCCGTATACATCGTGAGTGCGTTCGAGGAGGCCACCGAGAACGGGCAGACGTACTACCGCGTGAGCGACAAGACGCAGACCGAACGGGTGGTGCCCACCGGTGGCAACACGCTCGTGGTGGGCAATCTCGAAGCGCAGTGGCCCAGCCCCATCGCGCCGCGGTTGCTGCAACTCGCCGCCTTCGCCGATGGTGGCCGGTTGTGGAACCGGGGCAGTACGGTGCAGGGCGTGCAGCTCACCTCGAACGGCCCGATCGTGAAGATCACGCCGGGTGCCGGTGTGCGCGTGGCCTCACCCTTCGGCGCCATCCGCATCGACTTCGGATACAACCCGTACGATCTGCCGGCGGGCGCCGCGTACTACAACGCCCCACTGCAGGCCGGCGTGGCGCCGCTCTACTGCGTGAGCCCCGGCAACCGGCTGGCGGTGCGTGCATCGGATGTCGCGGGTGCACCGGCCGTGCAGGATGCCGGTGTCTGTCCGTCGTCGTTCAGACCGGCGCGCCGGTCGGGCATTCTCGGACGGCTGAATCCGAGCATCTGGATCGGACAGGCGTTCTGATGGCACCGCGCCGTCGAACAATCGTGCTGGCCACCGCGGCCGTGCTGATGACGGTGCTGGTGGCGATCGTCGGCGGAATCGTGGTACTCACACAAACCGATCGTGGACGGGCGGCCATTCTGCGCGCGGTGCTGCCCGCGGTGCGCGCGACGATGCCCGGCAAACTGTATGTGGGGAAGATCGGCGGGACACTCTTCACCGACATCACGATCGATTCACTCGATATCCGCGCGCCCGACGGCACCCCGTTCCTGAGCACGGGGCCGGTGCGGGCGACATACGATCCCCGCGACTTGCTCGACTTCCGCGTGATCGTGAAATCGCTGGAGGTCGATCGGCCGCAGCTCACGCTGGTCGACTACGGCGACGACGACTGGAACTGGAAACGGGCGCTGCGCAAACGGGCCCCGCGTCCGTCGATGAATCCGGGCCGCCTCGGCCGCTACATCGTGATCGATACGGCGACGCTCAACGAGCTGACGTTCGTAGCCAAGTTGCCATGGACGCTCTCCGACACACTGCACGGCGCAAAACGCGACAGCGCCCTCACGTACAATCTCACGCGTCCCGACACCGACATCCTGCCGGAAGACGGGCGCTTCGTGCGTGTGTATCGGTTCCTGCGCGGCAATGTGGCGCTGGGGCCCTCGCGCATCGCCGATCCGGACAGTGCGGGCCAACGATTCGCCGTGCGGCGTCTCGATGTGGTGTGGGACTATCCTCCCTTCTGGTTCAAGGATCTGACGGGCGATGTCCTCAAAGTGTCGGACACGCTGTGGGTGGACAGCGCGCGATTCGCCCTGCCGGGTTCACGTGCCCACGGCGGCGCGAAGGTGGTGTGGGGTGGCAGCCTGCCGGTGCGTTACGATGTGTCGTTGCAGCTCGACACGGTGTCGATGACCGATCTGGCGTGGCTCGACGAGACCATTCCGCACAGCGGCGGCGGTCGGGCGCATCTGACCATCCGCAACGACCCGCGCAATCTCGATATCATCGAGTACGGCATCCGCGACATGGACGCGACGGCGTTGCGTTCCCGCATCCGCGGCGACATGACCTGGGGCGTGGGTGGCCCGGTGGTGCGCCTCACCGGCCTGAATCTCGATCTCGAGCCCGCACACACCGACCTGCTGCGCTGGATGAACGGCGAGCCGTTTCCCTACGACTGGCGGGGGGCCCTGACGGGCAAGGTCGTGGCCAGCGGGGGGTATGTCACCGACTGGAAGCTCGACGACGCGCGACTCACGTTCGCCGATGAACACGTGCCCGGCGCGATCTCGAAAGTCCGTGCGCAGGGCATGCTGAACATCTTCACGCCCGCGGAAGCGATTCTGCGCGGTGTCGATCTGACGATCGATTCGCTGGACTTCCGCACGCCGCGTTTCGTGAATCCGCTGTTCGCCGAGCTGAACGGATTTGCCCGTGGACGCGTGCGTCTCGATTCGTTGTGGTACGACGCCTCGTTCGCCGATGCCGACATCGAACTGGTGGATGGGCCGGGACAGCCGTCGCGCTTCACCGGACGGGGACATTTCACGCTGGTGCCGGAAGGCACGTGGTTCGACGTGGACATGCAGGCGGTGCCCTTGTCGTACACGACGCTGTCCCGTTCGTATCCCACGCTGCCGCTGCGCGGATCGGCGGTGGGGCGCATCGTGGCGCGCGGCATGGCCGACAAGTTCGAGGTGCAGAGCACACTGGCCGGTGAAGGTGGGGAACTCGCCTTCACCGGGTTGGCGGATGCGCTGGAACCCACGATGGGCGCGTTCGGTGCGTGGCGGGTTCGCGGGGCGAATCTGCAGTCGCTGTTCGGCGACAGTCGACTGCCCGTGACGGCGTTGTCGATGGCGGGGCAGGTGCACATGGAGGGCGAATTCCTCTCCACGCTGCGCGGTCCGCTCACGGCCACGGTGGATCAGTTCTCGCGCGTGTCGGATGCGCGGGTGTTCGGCGGCACGGCGGCATTCCGTTTCGATTCCGGTCATGTGTTCATCGACACGCTGGCCGTCGAGAGTTCGGCACTGCGTCTGACGGCCCGTGGTGGACTGGGGCTCGAACAGTCGCGGCGTGACACGGTGCACTTCGTGGTGCATGTGGATTCGCTGGGAGGACTGCGCCCCTGGGTTTCGCCCACGGGCCCCGACAGCGCACGAGCGCTGCTGCTGCCCACCGACACACTGCGCGGCACGATGGAGATGCTGGGGACGGTGTCGGGATCCATCGACACGCTCGATGCGCGCGGACTCGACGTGGATCTGCGGGCCGATCTGCGCGGGTTGGTGGTGGCCACGTCACGCGCTCTGCGCGCCGATTTCGATGCGCATGTGGAGGACGTGTTGCGCGCCGCCAACGGCACGGTGTCGATCACGGCGGATTCGGCGTACGTGGCCGGCATCGATATCGCGGCGGCGACCGGGCGATCCACGCTGCGTGGCGGTCTCGCCGACCGGTTTGCACTGGCGATGCGTACGCCGTCGGAATCGCGGCTGACGCTCGGTGGGGGGGTGGCCCGCCACGGGGATTCCACCGAGGTGCGCCTCGATACGCTCACCATCCGCGTGGACAGCGGGTTCGTACGTCCGCGTGGCTTCGCGCTCGCCACACCCGCCACGTTGCGACTGGCCCCGGGTGGACTGGGCATGCTCGATTCCCTGGTGCTGCAGCACACCGACACCGGTCGCATTGCGTTGCGCGGGGCCGTGGCCGCCGATGGTGTGGTGGAAGGGGCTGTCGATGCCGACCGGGTTCCGCTGGGGGATTTTGGCCGGCTGCTGCGCGCCAATGCCATCACCCGCGGCACGGCGAATCTGCAACTGACGGTGAGCGGGACCAGGGAACGGCCGCGTCTCGATGGCACGGTGAGTCTGCACGATGCGGTGGCCGGTCGCGTGCGCTTCGGTGATCTGAATGCGCGGGCGCACTACGACTCCCTGCGACTG
The window above is part of the Gemmatimonas aurantiaca genome. Proteins encoded here:
- a CDS encoding translocation/assembly module TamB domain-containing protein, with product MAPRRRTIVLATAAVLMTVLVAIVGGIVVLTQTDRGRAAILRAVLPAVRATMPGKLYVGKIGGTLFTDITIDSLDIRAPDGTPFLSTGPVRATYDPRDLLDFRVIVKSLEVDRPQLTLVDYGDDDWNWKRALRKRAPRPSMNPGRLGRYIVIDTATLNELTFVAKLPWTLSDTLHGAKRDSALTYNLTRPDTDILPEDGRFVRVYRFLRGNVALGPSRIADPDSAGQRFAVRRLDVVWDYPPFWFKDLTGDVLKVSDTLWVDSARFALPGSRAHGGAKVVWGGSLPVRYDVSLQLDTVSMTDLAWLDETIPHSGGGRAHLTIRNDPRNLDIIEYGIRDMDATALRSRIRGDMTWGVGGPVVRLTGLNLDLEPAHTDLLRWMNGEPFPYDWRGALTGKVVASGGYVTDWKLDDARLTFADEHVPGAISKVRAQGMLNIFTPAEAILRGVDLTIDSLDFRTPRFVNPLFAELNGFARGRVRLDSLWYDASFADADIELVDGPGQPSRFTGRGHFTLVPEGTWFDVDMQAVPLSYTTLSRSYPTLPLRGSAVGRIVARGMADKFEVQSTLAGEGGELAFTGLADALEPTMGAFGAWRVRGANLQSLFGDSRLPVTALSMAGQVHMEGEFLSTLRGPLTATVDQFSRVSDARVFGGTAAFRFDSGHVFIDTLAVESSALRLTARGGLGLEQSRRDTVHFVVHVDSLGGLRPWVSPTGPDSARALLLPTDTLRGTMEMLGTVSGSIDTLDARGLDVDLRADLRGLVVATSRALRADFDAHVEDVLRAANGTVSITADSAYVAGIDIAAATGRSTLRGGLADRFALAMRTPSESRLTLGGGVARHGDSTEVRLDTLTIRVDSGFVRPRGFALATPATLRLAPGGLGMLDSLVLQHTDTGRIALRGAVAADGVVEGAVDADRVPLGDFGRLLRANAITRGTANLQLTVSGTRERPRLDGTVSLHDAVAGRVRFGDLNARAHYDSLRLMLAGSLRVDGAPALLADASLPLDLALVSNRQRRLDQPLTGRIVSERTNLALLESLFPDVTHAAGTLMADVQLTGTWDRPRLRGQLRVDSAALTLANLGIRLERANADIALAGDSVLIHRFGARSGAAADSLGVSGLIGITEIAKPSFDLRLAANNFLAIDKARTASLTISTPTPITLTGNREAPVVRGAVRIDRGRIYINQLAQRRALDLNENFDLIDTTRFGVNGLLPSAPNALMQNLQLEDVRIGVGDDVWLRSPEANLKLGGQLRVTRSASRDGRGARLALADSLTVDRGTYQLNLGIARPGFEVERGLVRFFGDPDLEPSLDITALHTVRETRANSNRQDVRIRVNIGGTINRPTLALTSADNPPLPESDMLSYLVTGEPAYALLGTPYAEQGATLALRLAGSYLSSRLAGGRFDVVQVEPTALNPGDAANLRENGLGILASTRVGVGGQVARNTYLTFSTGLCGLAPQNGSGDALSLFAQGLGVKVERRFDQGLSVALGLEPGSSAQACGRLGISRTFQQTPPQIGIDFFRYWTFN